One window of the Equus asinus isolate D_3611 breed Donkey chromosome 28, EquAss-T2T_v2, whole genome shotgun sequence genome contains the following:
- the ANKRD11 gene encoding ankyrin repeat domain-containing protein 11 isoform X2 — protein MPKGGCSKTPQQEEFPLSNDMVEKQTGKKDKDKVSLTKTPKLDRSDGGKEVRERATKRKLPFTVGANGEQKDSDTEKQGPERKRIKKEPVTRKAGLLFGMGLSGIRAGYPLSERQQVALLMQMTAEESANSPDTTPKHPSQSTVCQKGTPNSASKTKDKVNKRNERGETRLHRAAIRGDARRIKELISEGADVNVKDFAGWTALHEACNRGYYDVAKQLLAAGAEVNTKGLDDDTPLHDAANNGHYKVVKLLLRYGGNPQQSNRKGETPLKVANSPTMVNLLLGKGTYTSSEESSTDSSEEEDAPSFAPSSSVDGNNTDSEFEKGLKHKAKNPEPQKTVTPVKDEYEFDEDDEQDRVPPVDDKHLLKKDYRKETKSNSFISIPKMEVKSYTKNNTIAPKKATHRILSDTSDEEDLSVTVGTGEKLRLSAHTILPSNKTREPSNSKQQKEKNKVKKKRKKETKGKEVRFGKRSDKFCSSESESESSGSGEDDGDSVGSPGCLKESPLVLKDPSLFSSLSASSTSSHGSSTAQKQNPSHTDQHAKHWRTDNWKTISSPAWSEVSSLSDSTRTRLTSESDCSSEGSSVESLKPVRKKQEHRKRGALSEKKNSFHSSVDGAIPKLDKEGKVVKKHKTKHKHKNKERGLCSVSQELKLKSFTYEYEDSKQRSDKAILLDNDISTENKLKVLKHDRDHFKKEEKLSKMKSDDKEWLFKDEIIKASKDDKSLRRVRDMNKDVSRPFRDEKDRSNKVEKEKSAKEKSPKEEKLRLYKEERKKKSKDRPSKLEKKNDFKEDKISKEKEKTFKEDKEKLKKEKVYREDSAFDDYCNKSQFLENEDTKFSLSDDQQDRWFSDLSDSSFDFKGEDSWDSPVTDYRDIKNDSVARLILETVKEDSKEKKRESRTREKRDYSEKRSDKDAFFRKKDRDYLDKNSEKRKDQIEKHKSIASYLSEKDKKRRESAEGGRDRKDRDLSDICRDRKDPLEGAKERKDGRAKPEEAYREDLKEYSCESIFKDRSDCDFGKNLEPWERHHSVREKEKKDGLEKEKKEKIKLEKYKDKSSDKDKNEKSLLEKCQKEKEFDKCFKEKKDTKEKHKDTHSKDKERKASFDQVKEKKEKCFSGIISEDFSEKKDEKKGKEKSWYIADIFTDESEDEKDDYTASGFKIGEAGEVQRVDGLQEKDDVREPHPSDRHRKHSVDRQHSEKPKEKEPKEKRRDRGATEGVKDKKEKAFEKHKEKKDKESTDKYKDRKDRASVDSTQERKSRQKPPEKAEKKPCAEDKAKSRHRERPDKEHGRERKASKGVELERSLLEKLEEEALRECREDSNDRASEVSSDSFTDRGQDPGLSALLDTSVTEPPEEKVKESCPQEKLKEKERHRHSSSSSKKSHDRERGKKEKSERKDKGEDYKETGSRRDSSQCEKEFLDADAYSISYNTKADIEDELDKTIEFFSTEKKDKNDSEREPSKKVEKELKPYGSGTINILKEKKRREKHREKWRDEKEKHRDKHGDGILKHAREEHKSAAKDKDSPPGSLRERPRDESLRPSEAKLKDKSKENPEKEKADSVKLSNGSDKLPPSKDVGRKDVRPREKLLGDGDLMMTSFERMLSQKDLEIEERHKRHKERMKQMEKMRHRSGDPKLKERVKSAEDMRKKSLDVPPKKPLGLDPALKDKKLKEAAPPPPASENKPHLGPAVDARDWLAGPHMKEVLPASPRPDQNRPTGVPTPASVVSCPSYEEAMHTPRTPSCSTDDYPDLGFDCTDPPPISSTSASACSPSFFDRFSGAASGISETPSQTPTRPVCTNLYRSVSVDIRRTPEEEFSVGDKLFRQQSVPTASSFDSPGQHLEDKAPVAPGPAEKFACLSPGYYSPDYGIPSPKADGLHCPPAAVVNVTPSPEGAFSGLQAKSPPSHRDELLAPSMEGALPPDLGIPLEATEDQQATAAIIPPEPSYLEPLDEGPFSTVITEEPVEWAHPAGSEQGLSSSLIGTAPENPVSWPVGSDLLLKSPQRFSESPKHFCPAASLHPAAPGPFGATEPPYPGSPASYPLSGTEPGLEEVRDTAVEAIPAAVSPSEEPTPFTPPSRLESFFSSCKSLPEAPPEGPPEPACVTTVAQVEALGPLENNFLENGHNLPVLGQVEPVPWSDPFTTPVDDLDLGPFSLPELPLQTKDVSDVETEPVEDSPLIPPENTPAGAPMVLNGGDVAASAAEEQLVLPPDQPVTRLPAEPEPLEEPKPAVMLNATAEAGAVSEARAPEDSNSSLGPVPALPEQLPPGGVDEEAECQEPSAVSHGAPDPPVDCLAQADGAGPHDTAGLEGPPSSVLPEATEPEPKPTAEAPKAPKVEEIPQRMTRNRAQMLANQNKQSSPPSEKEPAPAPRAKGRGSEEEDPQAQHPRKRRFQRSSQQLQQHMNTSTQQTREVIQQTLAAIVDAIKLDDIEPYHSDRSNPYFEYLQIRKKIEEKRKILCYISPQAPQCYAEYVTYTGSYLLDGKPLSKLHIPVIAPPPSLAEPLKELFKQQEAVRGKLRLQHSIEREKLIVSCEQEILRVHCRAARTIANQAVPFSACTMLLDSEVYNMPLESQGDENKSVRDRFNARQFISWLQDVDDKYDRMKVCGEQLLSPAGGQTSVGPHLEPSSKVTAHTHHHCSGRADQCSRQRTCLLMRQQHEAAALNAVQRMEWQLKVQELDPAGHKSLCVNEVPSFYVPMVDVNDDFVLLPA, from the exons ACTGCCCTTCACTGTGGGGGCCAATGGAGAGCAGAAGGACTCGGACACAG AGAAGCAGGGTCCTGAGCGGAAGAGGATTAAGAAGGAGCCTGTCACCCGGAAGGCTGGGCTGCTGTTTGGCATGGGGCTGTCTGGGATCCGGGCTGGCTACCCCCTCTCTGAGCGCCAGCAGGTGGCTCTCCTCATGCAGATGACGGCCGAGGAGTCTGCAAACAGCCCAG atacaacaccaaagcaTCCCTCCCAGTCGACAGTATGTCAGAAGGGGACGCCTAACTCTGCctcaaaaaccaaagacaaagtgAACAAGAGAAACGAGCGTGGGGAGACCCGCCTGCACCGAGCTGCCATCCGGGGGGATGCCCGGCGCATCAAGGAGCTCATCAGCGAGGGGGCAGACGTCAATGTCAAGGACTTCGCAG GCTGGACAGCGCTGCATGAGGCATGTAACCGTGGCTACTATGACGTCGCAAAGCAGCTGCTGGCTGCGGGGGCGGAGGTGAACACCAAGGGCCTGGATGACGACACCCCCCTGCACGATGCTGCCAACAACGGGCACTACAAG GTGGTAAAGCTGTTGTTACGATATGGAGGAAATCCTCAGCAAAGCAACAGAAAAGGAGAGACACCACTGAAGGTGGCCAACTCCCCGACCATGGTGAACCTCCTGTTAGGGAAGGGCACCTACACGTCCAGCGAAGAGAGCTCCACTG ACAGCTCCGAGGAGGAAGATGCCCCATCATTCGCGCCTTCTAGTTCAGTTGATGGCAATAACACAGACTCTGAATTTGAAAAAGGCCTAAAGCACAAGGCTAAGAATCCAGAGCCCCAGAAAACTGTGACCCCTGTCAAGGATGAGTATGAGTTTGATGAGGATGACGAGCAGGACAGAGTCCCTCCAGTGGATGACAAACACTTACTGAAAAAGGATTACAGGAAAGAAACTAAatcaaatagttttatttctatacCCAAAATGGAAGTGAAAAGTTACACTAAAAATAACACAATTGCACCAAAGAAAGCTACTCATCGCATCTTGTCAGACACGTCAGACGAAGAGGATCTCAGTGTCACCGTGGGGACAGGAGAGAAGCTGAGACTCTCTGCACACACGATATTGCCCAGTAACAAAACACGGGAGCCTTCGAATTCCaagcagcagaaggaaaaaaataaagtgaaaaagaaacgaaagaaagaaacaaaaggcaaagaagTGCGGTTTGGGAAAAGGAGCGACAAATTCTGCTCCTCGGAGTCAGAGAGTGAGTCCTCAGGGAGTGGTGAGGACGATGGGGACTCGGTGGGGAGCCCTGGCTGCCTCAAGGAGTCCCCGCTGGTGCTGAAGGACCCCTCCCTGTTCAGCTCCctgtctgcctcctccacctcGTCTCATGGGAGCTCCACTGCCCAGAAGCAGAACCCCAGCCACACAGACCAGCACGCCAAGCACTGGCGGACAGACAATTGGAAAACCATTTCTTCTCCTGCCTGGTCAGAGGTTAGCTCTTTATCAGACTCCACAAGGACGAGACTGACAAGCGAGTCTGACTGCTCCTCTGAGGGCTCCAGTGTGGAGTCACTGAAGCCAGTGAGGAAGAAACAGGAGCATAGGAAGAGGGGTGCCCTGTCCGAGAAAAAGAACTCCTTTCACTCCAGCGTGGACGGCGCCATTCCCAAGCTGGACAAGGAGGGGAAAGTGGTCAAGAAACACAAAACGaaacataaacacaaaaacaaggagAGAGGACTGTGTTCAGTCAGTCAGGAactcaaactgaaaagcttcacTTATGAGTATGAGGACTCCAAGCAGAGGTCAGATAAGGCTATACTTTTAGACAATGACATTTCTAcagaaaataagttaaaagtaTTGAAGCACGATAGAGACcactttaagaaagaagaaaaacttagcAAAATGAAGTCAGACGACAAAGAATGGCTCTTTAAAGATGAGATAATCAAGGCCTCCAAAGATGACAAGTCGCTCAGGAGAGTCAGAGACATGAACAAAGACGTGAGCAGGCCTTTCCGAGACGAGAAAGACCGCTCGAATAAAGTGGAAAAGGAGAAGTCAGCGAAGGAAAAGTCTCCCAAAGAGGAAAAACTGAGACtatacaaagaggaaagaaagaaaaaatccaaagacAGGCCttcaaaattagagaaaaagaatgattttaaagaggacaaaatttcaaaagagaaggagaagactttcaaagaagataaagaaaaactcaaaaaagaaaaagtttatagGGAAGATTCTGCTTTTGATGACTATTGCAACAAAAGTCAGTTTCTGGAGAATGAAGATACCAAATTCAGCCTTTCTGACGACCAGCAAGACAGGTGGTTTTCTGACTTGTCTGATTCGTCCTTTGATTTCAAAGGGGAAGATAGTTGGGATTCTCCAGTGACAGACTACAGGGACATTAAAAATGACTCCGTGGCAAGGCTGATCTTGGAAACAGTGAAAGAGGACAGCAAGGAGAAGAAGCGGGAGAGCAGAACCCGGGAGAAGCGAGACTACAGCGAAAAGCGGAGCGACAAGGATGctttctttagaaagaaagaCAGGGACTATCTGGATAAAAACTCTGAGAAGAGGAAAGACCAAATTGAAAAGCACAAAAGTATCGCCAGCTATctttcagaaaaagacaaaaagaggaggGAGTCTGCTGAAGGCGGGCGAGACAGGAAAGACAGGGATCTGAGCGACATCTGCAGGGACAGAAAGGACCCCCTCGAGGGCGCCAAGGAACGGAAGGACGGCAGAGCCAAGCCCGAGGAGGCGTACAGGGAGGACCTGAAGGAGTACAGCTGTGAGAGCATCTTCAAGGACAGGTCTGACTGTGACTTTGGGAAGAATCTGGAGCCTTGGGAAAGGCATCATTctgtgagagagaaggagaagaaagatggccttgagaaggagaagaaagaaaaaataaaactggaaaagtatAAAGACAAGTCCAGTGACAAAGATAAGAACGAAAAATCTCTCCTTGAAAAatgtcagaaggagaaagaatttgataaatgttttaaagagaaaaaagatactaaggaaaagcataaagatacacatagcaaagacaaagaaagaaaagcttctTTTGaccaagttaaagaaaaaaaggagaagtgtTTCTCTGGAATTATCTCAGAAGACTTCtctgaaaaaaaagatgaaaaaaagggTAAGGAGAAAAGCTGGTATATTGCAGATATATTCACAGATGAAAGTGAAGATGAAAAAGATGATTATACGGCGAGTGGATTCAAAATTGGAGAGGCCGGTGAAGTGCAGCGGGTGGATGGGCTCCAGGAGAAAGACGACGTGAGGGAGCCGCACCCCTCGGACAGGCACCGGAAGCACTCCGTGGACAGGCAACACTCAGAGAagccaaaagagaaagaacccaaagaaaagagaagggacagAGGAGCCACGGAAGGCgtgaaagacaagaaagaaaaggccTTTGAGAAGCACAAAGAGAAGAAGGATAAGGAGTCCACAGACAAATACAAGGACAGGAAGGACCGGGCTTCAGTCGACTCCActcaggaaaggaagagcagaCAGAAGCCcccagagaaggcagagaagaagcCCTGCGCAGAAGACAAGGCCAAGAGCAGGCACCGGGAGAGGCCAGACAAGGAGCATGGCCGAGAGAGGAAGGCGTCCAAAGGCGTCGAGCTGGAGAGGAGCCTGctggagaagctggaggaggaagcGCTCCGGGAGTGCAGGGAGGACTCCAATGACAGGGCCAGCGAGGTGTCCTCCGACAGCTTCACGGACCGGGGACAGGACCCGGGCCTGAGTGCCCTCCTGGACACGTCCGTCACAGAGCCCCCGGAGGAGAAGGTCAAGGAGAGCTGCCCCCAGGAGAagctgaaggagaaggagaggcaCAGGCActcgtcctcctcctccaagAAAAGCCATGATCGAGAgagaggcaagaaggaaaagtCCGAGAGGAAAGACAAGGGTGAGGATTATAAGGAGACGGGCAGCAGGAGGGACTCCAGCCAGTGTGAAAAGGAGTTCCTGGATGCCGACGCCTACAGCATTTCTTACAACACGAAAGCCGACATAGAAGATGAATTAGATAAAaccattgaatttttttctaccgaaaagaaagacaaaaatgattcTGAAAGAGAACCTTCcaagaaagtagaaaaggaaCTGAAGCCTTATGGATCTGGTACCATCAACATcctaaaagagaagaagagaagagagaagcaccGGGAGAAGTGGAGAGATGAGAAGGAGAAACACAGGGACAAGCATGGGGATGGCATCCTGAAACATGCCCGGGAGGAGCACAAGTCTGCAGCCAAAGACAAGGACAGCCCCCCAGGTTCTCTTAGAGAGAGGCCCAGGGACGAGAGCCTGAGACCCAGTGAGGCCAAGCTAAAGGATAAGTCCAAGGAGAATCcagagaaggagaaggcagaCTCAGTGAAACTCAGCAATGGAAGCGATAAGCTGCCACCATCCAAAGATGTGGGCAGGAAGGACGTCAGGCCCAGAGAGAAGCTTCTTGGAGACGGTGACCTGATGATGACCAGCTTTGAGAGGATGCTCTCCCAGAAAGACCTGGAGATTGAAGAGCGCCACAAACGGCACAAGGAGAGAATGAAACAGATGGAGAAGATGAGGCACAGGTCTGGCGACCCTAAGCTCAAGGAGAGAGTGAAGTCAGCCGAAGACATGCGTAAGAAGAGTCTGGATGTCCCTCCAAAGAAGCCGCTGGGGCTGGACCCTGCCCTTAAAGACAAGAAGCTCAAGGAggcggctcctcctcctccagcctctgagaATAAGCCCCACCTGGGACCAGCTGTGGACGCCAGAGACTGGTTGGCGGGACCTCATATGAAAGAGGTCTTGCCTGCTTCTCCCAGGCCTGATCAGAACCGGCCCACCGGGGTCCCCACCCCTGCGTCAGTAGTGTCCTGCCCCAGCTACGAGGAGGCGATGCACACCCCCAGGACCCCGTCCTGCAGCACTGACGACTACCCCGACCTCGGGTTCGACTGCACAGACCCCCCACCCATCTCTAGCACGTCTGCCAGCGCCTGCTCCCCCTCCTTCTTTGACAGGTTCTCTGGGGCGGCGAGTGGGATTTCAGAAACCCCTAGCCAGACACCCACGAGGCCTGTGTGCACAAACCTTTATCGTTCAGTCTCCGTTGATATCAGGAGGACCCCTGAAGAAGAATTCAGTGTTGGGGACAAGCTGTTCAGACAGCAGAGTGTCCCTACTGCGTCTAGTTTCGACTCGCCAGGGCAGCACTTGGAGGACAAGGCCCCTGTTGCTCCAGGTCCCGCCGAAAAGTTTGCTTGCTTGTCTCCGGGGTATTACTCCCCGGACTATGGCATCCCCTCCCCCAAAGCAGACGGTCTGCACTGCCCGCCTGCAGCTGTGGTCAATGTCACTCCCTCCCCAGAGGGTGCCTTCTCTGGTTTACAAGCAAAGTCCCCCCCTTCACACCGAGATGAGCTTTTGGCTCCATCCATGGAGGGAGCCCTTCCCCCTGACTTGGGCATTCCCCTGGAGGCCACAGAGGACCAGCAGGCCACTGCTGCCATCATCCCCCCTGAGCCCAGCTACTTGGAGCCCCTGGACGAGGGCCCCTTCAGCACGGTCATCACAGAGGAGCCAGTTGAGTGGGCGCACCCTGCTGGCTCAGAGCAAGGTCTCTCTTCCAGCCTAATTGGGACTGCCCCCGAAAACCCTGTCAGCTGGCCCGTGGGGTCAGACCTTCTGCTGAAGTCTCCACAGAGATTCTCAGAGTCCCCAAAACATTTCTGTCCAGCTGCGTCCCTCCACCCTGCTGCCCCAGGGCCCTTCGGTGCCACAGAGCCCCCTTACCCAGGGTCCCCTGCCTCATATCCTCTGTCAGGCACTGAGCCTGGACTCGAGGAGGTCAGAGACACTGCGGTGGAAGCAATCCCGGCTGCTGTCTCCCCTTCAGAAGAACCCACCCCTTTCACCCCTCCCTCCAGGCTGGAGTCCTTCTTCAGTAGCTGCAAGTCGCTTCCGGAAGCACCCCCCGAAGGGCCCCCCGAGCCTGCGTGTGTGACCACCGTGGCTCAGGTGGAGGCTCTGGGGCCCCTGGAAAATAACTTCCTGGAAAATGGTCACAACCTGCCTGTCCTCGGCCAGGTGGAGCCAGTGCCCTGGTCTGACCCCTTTACCACCCCTGTGGACGACTTAGACCTGGGACCCTTCTCACTGCCAGAGCTTCCCCTTCAAACTAAGGACGTTTCCGACGTCGAAACAGAACCTGTAGAAGACAGTCCTCTCATTCCTCCAGAAAATACCCCTGCAGGGGCCCCCATGGTCCTGAATGGTGGGGATGTCGCTGCATCAGCTGCTGAGGAGCAACTCGTGCTGCCCCCTGACCAGCCGGTCACCCGGCTCCCTGCCGAGCCCGAGCCCCTGGAGGAGCCGAAACCCGCCGTGATGCTGAATGCCACGGCAGAAGCAGGGGCTGTGTCAGAGGCGAGGGCTCCTGAGGACTCCAACTCCAGCTTGGGGCCTGTGCCAGCCCTCCCGGAGCAGCTTCCACCAGGGGGTGTTGACGAGGAGGCCGAGTGCCAAGAGCCCTCGGCTGTATCCCACGGTGCACCTGACCCTCCTGTGGACTGCTTGGCACAGGcggacggggctggcccccatgacaCTGCTGGGCTTGAGGGGCCTCCGAGCAGTGTCCTGCCCGAAGCTACAGAACCAGAACCCAAACCCACAGCCGAAGCCCCAAaggcccccaaagtggaggaGATCCCCCAGCGCATGACCAGGAACCGGGCTCAGATGCTGGCCAATCAGAACAAGCAGAGCTCGCCCCCTTCTGAGAAGGAGCCTGCCCCGGCGCCCAGAGCGAAGGGCCGCGGCTCCGAGGAGGAGGACCCGCAGGCCCAGCACCCGCGCAAACGCCGCTTCCAGCGCTCCagccagcagctgcagcagcacaTGAACACGTCCACACAACAGACGCGGGAAGTGATCCAGCAGACGCTGGCTGCCATCGTGGATGCCATCAAGCTGGACGACATCGAGCCTTACCACAGTGACAGGTCCAACCCGTACTTTGAATACTTGCAAATCAGGAAGAAGATTGAAGAGAAGCGGAAGATCCTCTGCTACATCAGCCCGCAGGCACCCCAGTGCTACGCCGAGTATGTCACCTACACGGGCTCCTACCTTCTGGACGGCAAGCCACTCAGCAAGCTGCACATCCCCGTG ATTGCACCCCCTCCCTCGCTGGCGGAGCCCCTGAAGGAGCTGTTCAAGCAGCAAGAGGCCGTGAGGGGGAAGCTGCGTCTCCAGCACAGCATCGAGCGG gaaaagctgaTCGTCTCCTGTGAGCAAGAGATCCTGCGGGTTCACTGCCGGGCAGCAAGGACCATTGCGAACCAGGCGGTGCCGTTCAGCGCCTGCACCATGCTGCTGGACTCTGAGGTCTACAACATGCCACTGGAGAGCCAG GGAGACGAGAACAAGTCAGTGCGGGATCGGTTCAACGCCCGCCAGTTCATCTCCTGGCTCCAGGACGTGGATGACAAGTATGACCGCATGAAG GTGTGCGGGGAGCAGCTCCTGTCACCAGCTGGCGGTCAGACCTCTGTGGGACCCCACCTTGAGCCCTCCTCAAAGGTCACAGCACACACCCATCACCACTGCTCTGGACGTGCTGACCAGTGCAGCAGGCAGAGG ACATGTCTCCTGATGCGGCAGCAGCACGAGGCTGCGGCCCTCAACGCTGTGCAGAGGATGGAGTGGCAGCTGAAGGTCCAGGAGCTGGACCCTGCAGGGCACAAGTCCCTGTGCGTGAACGAGGTGCCCTCCTTCTACGTGCCCATGGTCGACGTCAACGACGACTTCGTGCTTCTGCCAGCCTGA